The DNA window CATGCCCAGGTGGCTGTTGCACGTCGATCTCGACCAGTTCCAGGCGGCGGTGGAGTTCCGCCGCCATCCGGAGCTGCGCGGCCTGCCGGTCATCGTCGGGGGCAATGGCGATCCCGATGAACCGCGCAAGGTGGTGACCTGCGCGTCGTATCCGGCCAGGGCGTTCGGGGTGCGCGCCGGAATGGCGTTGCGCTCGGCCAAGCGCAAATGTCCCGATGGCATCTTCCTGCCGCTGGATATGGCCTCCTATGAGGAGGCATCGGAGGAGGTCATGGCATTGCTGCGCACCTTCCCCGGCCGCGTCGAGGTGTGGGGCTGGGATGAGGCGTTCCTGGCCGCCGATACCGACGATCCGGAGCAGTTGGCGCGCGAAATCCGCAGCGCCATCGCCGAATTGGATCTGAGCTGCGCCATCGGCATCGGCGACAACAAGCTCACGGCCAAGCTGGCGACCGGCTTCGCCAAGTCCGCGGGCAAGTCCTCGGCCGCACCCGCAGACACCGACGGCGCGGCCGCGGGCATGTTCCGGCTGACCGCCGCGAACTGGGTCGAAGTGATGGCGCACCGGCCGACGAATGCGTTGTGGGGCATCGGAAATCGGATCGCGGCCCGGATGGCCGAACTCGGCATCGAAACCGTCGCCGACCTCATGGCCGCCGACCGGCATCGCCTCGCCGCCGAATTCGGTCCGAATACCGGGCCGTATCTCTGGGTGCTCGGCCACGGCAAGGGCGATACCGACGTGACCACCGAGCCGCGAATTCCGGTGGGCCGCAGTAAATCCGAAACCTTCCCGCACGACCTCACCGAGCGCGCGGAGATCCGTGCCCAGGTGGCGCGGCTGGCCACCGAGGTCGCCGAGGAGATGGTCGCAGCGGGTCGCGTCCCGTTGCGTGTCTCGGTGACGGTCCGCAGCAATACCTTCTTCACCCGCAGCAAGCAGGAGAAACTGCCCGAGCCGAGCACCGACATCCCGGCGATCGTCGAAACCGCCCTCCGGATCATCGACCGCTTCGAACTCGATCGCCCCGTTCGCTTGCTCGGCGTCCGCCTCGAACTCGTGCCGGAGTAGCGGCGCGATTCGGCCACGGAAGATCCACCCGGCATCGCCCCGCGCTCGTATGCTCGTCGGCATGGAGTTCTGGGCGATGGTGGCACACGAATCGGATAGCGGGATCGTGCTCACGCGGCAGCAGGTCAGCGAGGACTTCCTCGGGCCGGGCGAGGTCACGATCAAAGTGCACTACTCGAGCGCGAATTTCAAGGACGGGCTGGCGATCACCGCGGGCGGTGGCGTCGTCCGCAAGTACCCGATCATTCCGGGCATCGACCTCACCGGTGAGGTCGTCTCGTCCGAGGACGACGACTTCACCCCCGGCGACCTGGTGGTGGCGCATGGCTACGACATCGGCGTCTCGCACCACGGCGGTTTCGCCGAATACGCCAGGGTGCCCGCCGACTGGGTGGTCAAGCTCGACGGCCTGGACACCCGCGATGCGGCCGCGCTCGGCACCGCCGGTTTCACCGCGGCCATGAGCGTGCAGGCCCTGCTCGACCACGAACTGACCCCCGAAACCGGGGCGGTGCTGGTCACCGGCGCGACCGGTGGCGTCGGCAGTGTGGCCATCGACATTCTGTCCGGGCTCGGCTTCGAGGTGATCGCTTCCACCGGCAAGACCGGCGCGGCCGATCTGCTCGCCGAACTCGGCGCCAACGAGGTGATCGGGCGACTTCCGGAAGATCCCGATGCCAAGATCCGTGCATTGTCGAAGGCCCAGTGGGCGGGTGCGGTGGACAGCGTCGGCGGCAAGTCGCTGGCCTACATCCTCAGTTCCATCGGATACGGCGGCGCGGTGGCGGTCAGCGGCCTCACCGGCGGCGCCGACCTGCCCACCACCGTGATGCCGTTCATCCTGCGCGGCGTGGCGCTGCTGGGCATCGACTCCGCCTACTTCCCCATCGCCAAGCGCCGCGCGCTGTGGGGCCGCCTCGCCAACGAATTGCGGCCGCAACATCTCTCGACCATCGAGAACTACGCCCCGATCACCGAGGCCGAGAAGGTGCTGCACGCGATCCACAATGGGAACCACTCGGGGCGGACGGTCTTCGGGGTCGCGGGCGAATTCTGATCGTCGAGGGTCTACGGCGAGATCCGGGTGCCCGAGATCGCCGATGCGGCGCAATGGCGTACGGCCACCGCGGAATGCGCCGCCGGCTTGCGCGCCATGATCCTGCGGCACCCGTGGATGGCCTCGACGCTCGGTCAGGTCGGGCTGTCCTACCTGGGCCCCAATGTCATGCGAATGACCGATCGGATGGTCGGCCTGTTCATTACCGGCGGATTCACGGCGGAGGAGGCCGGGGACGCCATCGGCGTGCTGGTCGGCTATGTCGTGGGCGTCGGCATCAGCGAGGCGGCCTGGTTGACCATGCTGACCCGCACCGGCCAGACCGAACGGGAGCTGATGGACGGCCTGCGCCCGGCCGCCGAACAGGCCGCCCAGGAGTTCCCGCATCTGAAATCCGATATCGCTACGGAGAACTGGGACCAGGACCCGAGCAAGGCGCGCGACCGGAAATTCGCCTACGGCCTCGATCGGGTCCTGGACGGTCTGAACCTGCGCCGCAACTGACGTCAGGCCGCGACGGTCACCGGTTCCTCCGCGAACTGCGTGCGGTACAGCTCCGCGTAGCGTCCGTCGGCGGCCAGCAGCTGAGTGTGCGTGCCGCGCTCCACGATTCGGCCGTCCTCGAGCACCAGGATCTGATCGGCGGCGCGAATGGTGGACAGGCGGTGCGCGATCACCAGTGCGGTACGCCCGTCCAATGCCTCCGAAAGCGCCTCTTGGACAGCGGCTTCCGAGGTCGAGTCCAGCGAGGCGGTCGCCTCGTCGAGGATCACCACGCGGGGTTGCTTCAGCAGCAGCCTGGCGATGGTCAACCGCTGGCGTTCACCGCCGGAGAGGCGGTAGCCGCGTTCGCCGACGACGGTATCCAGACCGTCCTGCAGCGAGGTCACCAGATCGCCCAACCGGGCTCGCTGCAACGCATCCCACAGCTGCGCCTCGGTCGCCTCCGGCCGGGCCAGCAGCAGGTTGGCGCGGATGGTGTCGTGGAACAGGTGCCCGTCCTGGGTGACCAGGCCGACGGTATCGCGGATCGAGGTCGTGCTCAGCTCGCGCACATCGGTTCCGTTCAACCGCACCGCGCCGCCGTCGACATCGTAGAGCCGGGAAACGAGTTGGGCGACAGTGGATTTACCGGCACCCGAGGAGCCGACCAGCGCGACGAGCTGTCCGGGTTCGGCCCGCAGCGACACATTGTGCAGCACCTCCACTCCGCCGCGGGTGTCCAGTGTCGCGACATCTTCGAGCGAGGCCAGCGACACCTTGTCGGCCGACGGGTAGCCGAACGTGACGTCGTCCAGCTCCACCGCGACCGGACCCTCGGGCACCGCGACGGCATCGGGCGCATCCTCGATGAGCGGGTGCAGATCGAGCACCTCGTAGACCCGCTCGAAGCTCACCAGCGCGGACATGATCTCCATCCGGGCGCTGGCCAGCGCGGTGAGCGGCGTGTAGAGCCTGGTCAGCAGCAGCGAAAGGGACACCACCGCACCGGCATCCAGCTGTCCGCGCAGCGCATACCAGCCGCCGAGCCCGTAGACCAGCGCCAGCGCCAGCGCCGAAACCAGAGTCAGCGAGGTGACGAAGACGGTCTGCAGCATCGCGGTGCGCACTCCGATATCGCGCACCCGCCGCGCCCGCAACGCGAACTCGTCGGACTCCTGCTGTGGCCGCCCGAACAGCTTCACCAGCGTCGCGCCGGGAGCGGAGAACCGCTCGGTCATCTGCGTGCTCATGGCGGCGTTGAGTCCCGCCGCTTCGCGCTGCATCCCGGCGAGGCGATTGCCCATCCGTCGCGCCGGAAGGACGAACACCGGCAGCAGCACCAGCGCGAGCAGGGTGATCTGCCAGGAGATGCGGACCATCACGGCGAGGGTGAGCGCGAGGGTCACCAGATTGGTGACCACACCGGAGAGCGTGTCGCTGAACGCGCGCTGCGCACCGATCACATCGCTGTTCAATCGGCTGACCAGCGCACCGGTGCGGGTCCGGGTGAAGAACGCGACCGGCATCTTCTGCACGTGATCGAAGACGGCGGTGCGCAGATCCAGAATCAGTCCCTCACCGATCCGCGAGGACAGCCAGCGAATGATCACCCCGAGCGCGGCGTCGACCACCGCGATCCCGCCGATCACGAACGCGAGAGTCACCACGACCCGGGGCGCGGCCCCGCCGACGATATCGTTGACAACCCGTCCCGCCAGCACCGGCGTCGCTACCGCCAACAGTGCGGATATCACGCTGAACAGCAAGAACGCGCCGATCCGGCGGCGGTGCGGCCCGGCGAACCGCAGGATGCGCTGCGCCGTCGCGAGCCGGAACGGCCGCTGTTCCTGCGGCGCGTTCGCCCGCCGATACATCTGGCTCCAGGCCACCGATTCGATACTCACCTTGGGACTTCCTCTCGCTCCCCACCCATCGAACTCCTGGCCACCGACACTAAGACCTCAACAAAGGTTGAGTGCAAGCTGTTTCCGCCCGAATTCCGCGCACAGCGAAACCGCCGCACCCAGTCGCAGGATCGGCCGGGGTGCACGGCCATATCTCTCGATGCGCCGCCTCGGTGGTGGACAGCGCTGCGCGCCCTGTTTTCCACGGTCCGGGCGGATCTGCGCCACCAGGGCTCGATGGTCGGCGCTGTACCAGTCGTGGGCACACGCCACTGGGTGCGGATCCGAAGAGAGGGTGCGGATCCGGTAAGGACATCCGGATCCGGACAAGGGTACGGATCTAGACGAGAGTTCGGATCCGGACAAGGAGTGCGGATGTCGCGCGGGCGGCCGGGGGCGTGCGTGCCTAGGCTGGCGGGGTGAGCGAGGACCGAATGTCCGATGCGTTGCGTCGCAGGATCGCGGGTGCGGTCGACGCGTCCCCGCGCAGGCGGGCGGAGTACTCCTCCGATGCTTCGAACTATCGGGTGCTCCCGGCCGCGGTCGTCTTTCCGAGCGGTGACGAGGATGTGGCGCGCACGCTCGAATTCGCCGGGGAGAACGGGCTGTCGGTTACGGCGCGCGGTGCGGGAACCTCGGTGGCGGGCAATGCCATCGGAACCGGAATCGTGGTGGACTTCAGCCGATATATGAACGTCATCCGCGGGCTGGACCCAGATCGTCGGGTAGCGCGAGTCCAACCCGGTGTCGTGTTGTCGCAGCTGCAGCGCCGGGCCGGCGCGCACGGGCTGCGGTTCGGGCCCGATCCGTCGACGCAGAATCGGTGCACGCTCGGCGGGATGATCGGCAACAATGCCTGCGGACCGCATGCGGTGGCGTGCGGCCGCACCTCGGACAACGTGCGGGAACTGCGCATTCTCGACGGGACCGGCACCGAGCGGACGCTCGCGGCGGATCCGTCGGTGCTGCCCGGACTACCCGAATTCACCAGGGCGAGTCTCGCGGTGATCCGCACCGAACTCGGCCGATTCGACCGGCAGGCCTCCGGTTACGGGCTCGAACATCTACTGCCGGAACATGGTTCGGCGATCGCGAAATCGTTCGTCGGCACCGAGGGCACCTGCGGACTGCTACTCGAGGCCGAGGTGGATCTGGTCGCGCTGCCACCGGCCACCGTGCTCACCGTGCTCGGCTATCCCGATATGGCAACGGCCGCCGACGATATCGCGGCGGTGATGGCGTGCGATCCGATCGCGGTGGAAGGTATCGACGCACGACTGGTCGACATCGTCCGGGTGCACCGCGGCGCCACCAGCGGGGTGCCGGAACTGCCGCGCGGCAGTGGCTGGTTGTTCGTCGAGTCCGCCGGTGACACCGCGGCCGAGGCATACGCCGTCGCCGAAAAGCTGTGTCGCACGGTGGGTGCGCTGGACTCCCGGATCGTCACCGATCCCGGTGCCGCCGCGGCACTGTGGCGAATCCGAGCGGAGGGAGCGGGCCTGGCCGGGCGCACGCCGCAGGGGCATCCGGCCTGGCCCGGCTGGGAGGACGCGGCCGTGCCGCCGGCACATCTCGGTGCCTATCTTCGCGATTTCGCGGCGCTGACCAAGGACCACGGCGTGGACGGTCTGCTCTACGGCCATATCGGCGACGGCTGTATCCACGTCCGCCTCGATCTGCCGATCGCCGATGCGCCGCAACGCTTCCGGGCCTTCCTGCACGACGCGGCCGAGCTGGTGGTCCGCTACGGCGGCTCACTCTCCGGTGAGCACGGTGACGGCCGGGCCCGCTCGGAGTTGTTGTCGGTCATGTACTCCCAGGACGCACTCGACGTATTCGCCGGGTACAAGGCACTTTTCGATCCGAACGATAGGTTGAACCCGGGCGTGCTGGTGGCCCCGCGCCCGATCGATACCGATCTGCGGCTGGTCGGTGTGCGTCCGATCGAGGCTGCGGGTGGTTTCGCATTTCCGCACGACAACGGTGATCTCGCCACGGCCGTGCACCGCTGCGTCGGTGTCGGCAAATGCCGCGCCGACACCCGCGCGACCGGCGGTTTCATGTGCCCGTCGTATCTGGCCACCGCCGACGAGAAGGACAGCACCCGCGGTCGGGCGCGCGTACTCCAGGAGGTGGTGCGCGGCGCGCTGCCCTGGTCGTCCGAGGCCGTCGCCGAATCGCTCGATCTGTGCCTGTCCTGCAAGGCGTGTCGCTCCGACTGCCCGGCCGGGGTCGACGTGGCGACCTATAAGTCCGAGGCGCTCTACCGCCGCTACCGACACCGACCGCGCCCGATCGATCACTATGCGCTGGGCTGGCTGCCGCGTTGGCTCGGTGCGGCGGGTCGGGTTCCGCGCATTGCCAACGCGATCTCCGATATCGGCTGGTTGCGCCGAATCGGCCTGCGTGCCGGTGGGGTCGATCCACGTCGCGAGGTTCCGCGGCTGGCGGACCGTAGCTTCCGTCGGATCTGGCGGGACCGGCGGTTATCGGGCGCAGCGCAATCGACGGCCGGTGCGCGGTCGGACGGTGCGGCGCCGTCGGATTCGAATCGGTCTGCGGAAGTGATGCTGTGGATCGACACCTTCACCGACGCGTTCGACCCCGAAATCGCCCTGGCCGCAGTGGAATTGATCGAATCGCTCGGCTATCGCGTGCGCATACCGCAGCGGCGAGTGTGCTGCGGACTCACCTGGATCAGCACCGGTCAGCTCGACGGCGCCCGAGCCCGACTGCGCGCGACATTGACCGCATTGGATGAGCATGTGCGCGGCGGCGGTATCGTCGTCGGCCTCGAACCGTCGTGCACGGCCGTGCTGCGCGCCGATCTGCCGGAACTACTCCCGGATGACCCGCGTGCGGCCGCTACCGCCGCGGCCGTGCGTACCCTCGCGGAGTTTCTCGCCGAACAGCCGAACTGGCGACCGCCACTGCGCACGGGACGGTCGGTGGTGGTCCAACCGCATTGCCATCACCATGCCGTACTCGACTTCAATCAAGATCGCCAAATATTAGCCAGCATGAATGTAAATGTGACAGAGG is part of the Nocardia sp. NBC_00565 genome and encodes:
- a CDS encoding DNA polymerase IV; the protein is MPRWLLHVDLDQFQAAVEFRRHPELRGLPVIVGGNGDPDEPRKVVTCASYPARAFGVRAGMALRSAKRKCPDGIFLPLDMASYEEASEEVMALLRTFPGRVEVWGWDEAFLAADTDDPEQLAREIRSAIAELDLSCAIGIGDNKLTAKLATGFAKSAGKSSAAPADTDGAAAGMFRLTAANWVEVMAHRPTNALWGIGNRIAARMAELGIETVADLMAADRHRLAAEFGPNTGPYLWVLGHGKGDTDVTTEPRIPVGRSKSETFPHDLTERAEIRAQVARLATEVAEEMVAAGRVPLRVSVTVRSNTFFTRSKQEKLPEPSTDIPAIVETALRIIDRFELDRPVRLLGVRLELVPE
- a CDS encoding oxidoreductase, with translation MEFWAMVAHESDSGIVLTRQQVSEDFLGPGEVTIKVHYSSANFKDGLAITAGGGVVRKYPIIPGIDLTGEVVSSEDDDFTPGDLVVAHGYDIGVSHHGGFAEYARVPADWVVKLDGLDTRDAAALGTAGFTAAMSVQALLDHELTPETGAVLVTGATGGVGSVAIDILSGLGFEVIASTGKTGAADLLAELGANEVIGRLPEDPDAKIRALSKAQWAGAVDSVGGKSLAYILSSIGYGGAVAVSGLTGGADLPTTVMPFILRGVALLGIDSAYFPIAKRRALWGRLANELRPQHLSTIENYAPITEAEKVLHAIHNGNHSGRTVFGVAGEF
- a CDS encoding TetR/AcrR family transcriptional regulator C-terminal domain-containing protein, with product MPEIADAAQWRTATAECAAGLRAMILRHPWMASTLGQVGLSYLGPNVMRMTDRMVGLFITGGFTAEEAGDAIGVLVGYVVGVGISEAAWLTMLTRTGQTERELMDGLRPAAEQAAQEFPHLKSDIATENWDQDPSKARDRKFAYGLDRVLDGLNLRRN
- a CDS encoding ABC transporter ATP-binding protein, with product MSIESVAWSQMYRRANAPQEQRPFRLATAQRILRFAGPHRRRIGAFLLFSVISALLAVATPVLAGRVVNDIVGGAAPRVVVTLAFVIGGIAVVDAALGVIIRWLSSRIGEGLILDLRTAVFDHVQKMPVAFFTRTRTGALVSRLNSDVIGAQRAFSDTLSGVVTNLVTLALTLAVMVRISWQITLLALVLLPVFVLPARRMGNRLAGMQREAAGLNAAMSTQMTERFSAPGATLVKLFGRPQQESDEFALRARRVRDIGVRTAMLQTVFVTSLTLVSALALALVYGLGGWYALRGQLDAGAVVSLSLLLTRLYTPLTALASARMEIMSALVSFERVYEVLDLHPLIEDAPDAVAVPEGPVAVELDDVTFGYPSADKVSLASLEDVATLDTRGGVEVLHNVSLRAEPGQLVALVGSSGAGKSTVAQLVSRLYDVDGGAVRLNGTDVRELSTTSIRDTVGLVTQDGHLFHDTIRANLLLARPEATEAQLWDALQRARLGDLVTSLQDGLDTVVGERGYRLSGGERQRLTIARLLLKQPRVVILDEATASLDSTSEAAVQEALSEALDGRTALVIAHRLSTIRAADQILVLEDGRIVERGTHTQLLAADGRYAELYRTQFAEEPVTVAA
- a CDS encoding FAD-binding and (Fe-S)-binding domain-containing protein gives rise to the protein MSDALRRRIAGAVDASPRRRAEYSSDASNYRVLPAAVVFPSGDEDVARTLEFAGENGLSVTARGAGTSVAGNAIGTGIVVDFSRYMNVIRGLDPDRRVARVQPGVVLSQLQRRAGAHGLRFGPDPSTQNRCTLGGMIGNNACGPHAVACGRTSDNVRELRILDGTGTERTLAADPSVLPGLPEFTRASLAVIRTELGRFDRQASGYGLEHLLPEHGSAIAKSFVGTEGTCGLLLEAEVDLVALPPATVLTVLGYPDMATAADDIAAVMACDPIAVEGIDARLVDIVRVHRGATSGVPELPRGSGWLFVESAGDTAAEAYAVAEKLCRTVGALDSRIVTDPGAAAALWRIRAEGAGLAGRTPQGHPAWPGWEDAAVPPAHLGAYLRDFAALTKDHGVDGLLYGHIGDGCIHVRLDLPIADAPQRFRAFLHDAAELVVRYGGSLSGEHGDGRARSELLSVMYSQDALDVFAGYKALFDPNDRLNPGVLVAPRPIDTDLRLVGVRPIEAAGGFAFPHDNGDLATAVHRCVGVGKCRADTRATGGFMCPSYLATADEKDSTRGRARVLQEVVRGALPWSSEAVAESLDLCLSCKACRSDCPAGVDVATYKSEALYRRYRHRPRPIDHYALGWLPRWLGAAGRVPRIANAISDIGWLRRIGLRAGGVDPRREVPRLADRSFRRIWRDRRLSGAAQSTAGARSDGAAPSDSNRSAEVMLWIDTFTDAFDPEIALAAVELIESLGYRVRIPQRRVCCGLTWISTGQLDGARARLRATLTALDEHVRGGGIVVGLEPSCTAVLRADLPELLPDDPRAAATAAAVRTLAEFLAEQPNWRPPLRTGRSVVVQPHCHHHAVLDFNQDRQILASMNVNVTEVTGCCGLAGNFGMQSGHYDISVAVAENGLLPALRNADEDSILLADGFSCRTQAAQLGGHRGLHLAQFLLGE